The Solanum pennellii chromosome 11, SPENNV200 genome contains a region encoding:
- the LOC107004507 gene encoding protein-lysine methyltransferase METTL21D isoform X2, translating to MVLVKFLERNCRKGRFSPSKLRGKRVIELGAGCGVAGFGMALLGCDVVSTDQTEVLPLLMRNVERNTSRIMQTISDPDSFGSIQAAELDWGNETHIKAVSPPFDYIIGTDVVYAEHLLEPLLQTIIALSGPKTTILLGHEIRSTNVHEKMLETWKRHFEVKTVPKAKMDSTYQHPSIQLYIMSFKSQGSTSEMVRQMAQQQQQTEETKNGSDEDESKYQGDVTDNEDKVDNNLVMDLENRKLTDWEARRCGAMAARLLRDVKIT from the exons ATGGTTTTAGTAAAATTTCTG GAAAGAAATTGTCGAAAGGGGAGGTTTTCTCCATCTAAATTGAGAGGAAAGCGTGTGATTGAACTTGGGGCAGGTTGTGGCGTAGCAGGATTTG GCATGGCATTACTTGGATGTGATGTAGTTTCAACTGACCAAACTGAGGTTTTGCCATTGCTAATGAGAAACGTTGAGCGTAATACTTCCAGGATCATGCAGACAATCTCAGATCCAG ATTCATTTGGTTCCATACAGGCAGCAGAGTTGGACTGGGGTAATGAAACTCATATAAAGGCTGTTAGCCCTCCATTCGACTATATCATTGGGACTGATGTT GTTTATGCAGAACATCTTTTGGAACCGCTTTTGCAGACAATAATTGCACTATCTGGACCAAAGACAACAATTCTG TTGGGTCATGAAATTCGATCAACAAATGTCCATGAAAAGATGCTGGAGACATGGAAGAGACATTTTGAGGTCAAAACTGTTCCAAAAGCAAAG ATGGATAGTACTTACCAACATCCAAGCATCCAGTTATACATAATGAGCTTCAAGTCACAAGGAAGTACCTCGGAAATGGTTAGACAGATGGCTCAGCAGCAGCAGCAGACAGAAGAGACTAAGAATGGATCAGACGAAGATGAAAGTAAATATCAAGGTGATGTGACTGACAATGAGGACAAGGTAGACAATAACCTGGTTATGGATCTTGAGAACAGAAAGCTTACTGATTGGGAAGCTAGAAGATGTGGTGCAATGGCTGCTAGACTTCTTCGCGATGTCAAGATAACATAA
- the LOC107004507 gene encoding protein N-lysine methyltransferase METTL21A isoform X1: MDADRLNSPHTSAILIDVLGHQLQFCQDPNSKHLGTTVWDASMVLVKFLERNCRKGRFSPSKLRGKRVIELGAGCGVAGFGMALLGCDVVSTDQTEVLPLLMRNVERNTSRIMQTISDPDSFGSIQAAELDWGNETHIKAVSPPFDYIIGTDVVYAEHLLEPLLQTIIALSGPKTTILLGHEIRSTNVHEKMLETWKRHFEVKTVPKAKMDSTYQHPSIQLYIMSFKSQGSTSEMVRQMAQQQQQTEETKNGSDEDESKYQGDVTDNEDKVDNNLVMDLENRKLTDWEARRCGAMAARLLRDVKIT; this comes from the exons ATGGATGCAGATAG ATTAAATTCTCCACACACTTCTGCAATACTCATTGATGTTCTTGGTCATCAACTTCAGTTTTGCCAG GATCCTAATTCGAAGCATTTAGGTACTACTGTTTGGGATGCATCGATGGTTTTAGTAAAATTTCTG GAAAGAAATTGTCGAAAGGGGAGGTTTTCTCCATCTAAATTGAGAGGAAAGCGTGTGATTGAACTTGGGGCAGGTTGTGGCGTAGCAGGATTTG GCATGGCATTACTTGGATGTGATGTAGTTTCAACTGACCAAACTGAGGTTTTGCCATTGCTAATGAGAAACGTTGAGCGTAATACTTCCAGGATCATGCAGACAATCTCAGATCCAG ATTCATTTGGTTCCATACAGGCAGCAGAGTTGGACTGGGGTAATGAAACTCATATAAAGGCTGTTAGCCCTCCATTCGACTATATCATTGGGACTGATGTT GTTTATGCAGAACATCTTTTGGAACCGCTTTTGCAGACAATAATTGCACTATCTGGACCAAAGACAACAATTCTG TTGGGTCATGAAATTCGATCAACAAATGTCCATGAAAAGATGCTGGAGACATGGAAGAGACATTTTGAGGTCAAAACTGTTCCAAAAGCAAAG ATGGATAGTACTTACCAACATCCAAGCATCCAGTTATACATAATGAGCTTCAAGTCACAAGGAAGTACCTCGGAAATGGTTAGACAGATGGCTCAGCAGCAGCAGCAGACAGAAGAGACTAAGAATGGATCAGACGAAGATGAAAGTAAATATCAAGGTGATGTGACTGACAATGAGGACAAGGTAGACAATAACCTGGTTATGGATCTTGAGAACAGAAAGCTTACTGATTGGGAAGCTAGAAGATGTGGTGCAATGGCTGCTAGACTTCTTCGCGATGTCAAGATAACATAA